Proteins from a single region of Vibrio sp. DW001:
- a CDS encoding NAD(P)H-hydrate dehydratase, translated as MVDQGRFLYTAQQVKAGERKLSAELGIDMFELMERAGTAVFEHIQRCFPDSHSMHVYCGSGNNGGDGYVIARLAKASGYSVTLIHVGELSKVKGDAKIAQEKWARVGGKIDSFSDITSKKCDLIVDALLGTGFEGNLREEQAQVITHINRSEAETISVDIPSGLCPDSGSVSGACVAARYTVSFIGLKRGLYTGQAANYTGDIIFAGLGLSDVFTKSVLSNIKLISKSDVNDHLAKRARASHKGDFGRVLCLGGDRGLFGAIRLTSEACARVGAGLTRVVTQPENVPALVSARPELMVFDWRGNSNEINDHLWWTDVIALGPGLGSSSWGRSLVGYSRTVEKPMVVDADGLNVLAKTPDFNRRRVITPHPGEASRLLNMSVPEVELNRFSSARTLQLKYGGVVVLKGAGTIIYDGESYWVCQSGNPGMATGGMGDVLTGVIAGLIAQGLSLSVAARVGVWIHSSAADICVEKEGERGLLASDLFPIIRRLANGI; from the coding sequence GTGGTTGATCAGGGAAGGTTTCTTTATACCGCGCAACAAGTAAAAGCTGGAGAGAGAAAACTAAGCGCTGAGCTAGGCATAGATATGTTTGAGTTGATGGAAAGAGCCGGAACGGCAGTATTCGAACATATACAGCGCTGTTTTCCAGACTCTCACAGCATGCATGTCTATTGCGGCTCAGGCAATAATGGCGGTGATGGTTACGTCATAGCACGTTTAGCAAAAGCATCTGGTTACAGTGTCACATTAATACATGTAGGTGAGTTGAGTAAGGTCAAGGGTGATGCAAAAATAGCTCAGGAAAAGTGGGCTCGAGTCGGTGGAAAAATAGACTCATTTTCTGATATTACCTCAAAAAAATGTGACCTAATAGTGGATGCATTATTAGGGACTGGCTTTGAAGGTAATCTGCGTGAAGAACAGGCTCAGGTAATTACACACATAAATCGAAGTGAAGCTGAAACCATTTCGGTTGATATACCATCTGGGCTGTGTCCAGACTCCGGTTCGGTGTCAGGTGCATGTGTTGCGGCTAGATATACGGTTTCTTTTATTGGCTTAAAAAGGGGCTTATATACAGGACAAGCCGCTAATTATACTGGGGATATCATTTTTGCAGGCTTGGGCCTCTCTGATGTATTTACCAAATCGGTATTGTCTAATATTAAACTCATCTCTAAATCTGATGTTAATGACCATTTGGCTAAACGGGCTAGAGCGTCACATAAAGGCGATTTTGGACGAGTACTCTGCTTAGGTGGTGATAGAGGCCTGTTTGGCGCTATTCGTTTAACGTCTGAAGCATGTGCTCGTGTGGGTGCAGGACTTACTCGAGTCGTCACACAACCTGAAAATGTGCCAGCACTGGTTAGTGCTCGACCAGAGTTAATGGTGTTTGATTGGCGCGGAAACAGCAACGAAATAAACGATCACCTATGGTGGACTGATGTTATCGCTCTGGGGCCCGGGCTTGGTAGTTCAAGTTGGGGGCGATCGTTAGTTGGTTATTCCAGAACGGTTGAAAAGCCAATGGTCGTTGATGCTGACGGCCTTAACGTGCTAGCAAAGACCCCAGATTTCAATCGACGCCGTGTCATCACTCCGCACCCCGGAGAAGCGTCGAGGCTTCTAAATATGAGCGTACCAGAAGTTGAACTTAACCGTTTCTCAAGCGCTCGAACGTTGCAGCTGAAATATGGTGGTGTTGTCGTTTTAAAAGGTGCAGGCACTATTATTTATGACGGAGAGTCATATTGGGTCTGCCAAAGCGGGAATCCAGGTATGGCAACAGGAGGGATGGGGGATGTGCTAACAGGTGTCATAGCCGGATTGATTGCACAAGGATTATCTCTTAGCGTCGCTGCTCGTGTTGGTGTTTGGATTCACTCAAGTGCAGCCGACATATGCGTTGAAAAAGAGGGTGAACGTGGCCTCTTGGCATCGGATCTATTTCCCATAATAAGAAGGCTCGCAAACGGGATATAG
- a CDS encoding DUF2301 domain-containing membrane protein codes for MADPHIKSEMDWLDHLTVIIYRLGFTFCFPVIALLPWDLDYPVQNLVFVCAIMCASSLHVYMKPFRLLLQMATWVGLICVLLGYPEIGLGGAFITLGGLCYKEYFCFKIPGLPFQPLILAALWFSLQFDADLASKIFASASSLLFLIVSIAKWRMPRHFDIGDKTKYDA; via the coding sequence ATGGCAGATCCACATATCAAATCTGAGATGGATTGGCTCGATCATTTGACCGTGATCATCTATAGATTAGGCTTCACATTTTGTTTTCCAGTCATTGCATTGCTGCCTTGGGATCTTGACTACCCAGTTCAAAACCTCGTTTTTGTATGTGCCATCATGTGCGCTTCATCGTTACACGTTTATATGAAACCCTTTCGACTGCTTTTGCAAATGGCGACTTGGGTCGGTTTAATTTGTGTATTGCTTGGATACCCAGAAATAGGCCTTGGTGGCGCATTTATCACGCTTGGTGGGCTCTGTTACAAAGAATATTTTTGTTTTAAGATACCTGGACTCCCATTCCAGCCTTTGATACTCGCTGCATTATGGTTCAGCTTGCAGTTTGATGCTGATCTCGCAAGTAAGATTTTTGCATCCGCATCATCTCTACTATTTCTGATCGTTAGCATCGCCAAGTGGCGCATGCCAAGACATTTTGATATCGGCGACAAAACGAAATACGATGCGTAA
- a CDS encoding GMP reductase encodes MRIEQELKLGFKDVLFRPKRSTLKSRSQVNLTRDITFKHSGRHWSGVPVIAANMDSVATFEMANALTEHNVMTAVHKHYTVDDWKQFIEGADPKTLNNVMVSTGTSEVDFQKTIDIMAMTDEIIFICVDIANGYSEHLVEYVTKVREQFPDKVISAGNVVTGDMVEELILAGADIVKVGIGPGSVCTTRVKTGVGYPQLSAIIECADAAHGLGGAIIGDGGCACAGDVSKAFGGGADFVMLGGMLAGHEESGGETVEKDGKTFMKFYGMSSESAMAKHSGGVAKYRAAEGKTVLIPFRGSVHETISDILGGVRSTCTYVGAARLKELTKRTTFIRVQEQENNVYGKE; translated from the coding sequence ATGCGTATTGAACAGGAACTGAAGCTCGGCTTTAAAGATGTATTATTTCGCCCAAAGCGTTCAACGCTTAAAAGTCGCTCTCAAGTTAATTTAACCCGCGACATCACATTCAAGCATAGTGGACGTCATTGGTCCGGCGTGCCAGTCATTGCAGCGAATATGGATTCAGTTGCAACCTTCGAAATGGCCAATGCATTAACTGAACATAACGTTATGACAGCGGTTCACAAACATTACACCGTTGATGATTGGAAGCAGTTTATTGAAGGTGCGGATCCCAAAACATTAAACAACGTTATGGTTTCTACTGGTACGTCTGAAGTCGATTTTCAAAAAACGATAGACATCATGGCGATGACCGACGAAATTATTTTTATCTGCGTTGATATTGCTAATGGTTACTCTGAGCATTTAGTTGAGTACGTCACTAAGGTACGTGAACAATTTCCTGATAAGGTTATCTCTGCTGGAAATGTCGTCACTGGTGATATGGTTGAAGAACTTATTCTCGCAGGTGCTGACATTGTAAAAGTAGGCATTGGTCCTGGTTCGGTTTGTACGACCCGCGTAAAAACGGGAGTAGGTTATCCCCAGTTGTCCGCTATTATTGAGTGCGCTGATGCCGCTCACGGCCTAGGTGGCGCAATTATTGGTGATGGTGGTTGTGCATGTGCAGGCGACGTTTCAAAGGCCTTTGGTGGTGGTGCAGACTTTGTCATGTTAGGCGGCATGTTAGCTGGACATGAAGAATCTGGTGGTGAAACGGTAGAAAAAGACGGCAAGACGTTCATGAAATTCTACGGCATGAGTTCCGAGAGCGCGATGGCGAAGCATTCTGGTGGTGTCGCGAAGTATCGCGCAGCAGAAGGTAAAACCGTACTTATCCCATTCCGTGGAAGCGTTCATGAAACCATTTCAGACATCCTCGGCGGCGTACGTTCAACGTGCACCTATGTAGGCGCAGCAAGGCTTAAAGAGTTAACTAAGCGTACAACTTTCATCCGAGTACAAGAGCAAGAAAACAACGTTTACGGTAAAGAGTAA
- a CDS encoding adhesin, translated as MKTLFLALTLTSILVGCGGSDDNNDNNSDNNNSGSSATLTGMFVDSPVGGISYRTETKQGTTNELGEYDYVDGETVTFFINDLEFPPVLASGIITPMDMSDEPTTQTNILQILQTLDKDGNPENGITIDEVTTAAFTDASGIDLTSVSFDTDVASRLSGLGLTIVSKEDAQNHFKSTLLGSWVLSEGKNKRNVLSFIDEARYIIIHEHSDDGDQEAGSVEYGTYTWDLETGGFLVNVTGESDSSGGLSDLPPSTTISVEQNDLNFTAPGEGAFTFTRITSDDNSLIGAWSMHEQDADNWNILTFVSTTEYIIAHTNNQELYSGESAQAYSGEFGTYRLEGTDQFRTLSAGVDSDGEGGLYNAQDMSDQEGETITVHPWGDLSFVDQDEGSYSFARIGRFSTTTEVNVLEESGSTLLLGDLNEISVTRSDDFYNFREDYDLCEFVITTTKGGENIPYNNFSLQLRSSDVGTIKYNDTEETNNVTWKVNSSGTLVWKENDSVKESHFVKIKGKENAILASMITKSGGNTEDTLVEATFTCSMAP; from the coding sequence ATGAAAACATTATTTTTAGCGCTTACGTTAACGAGTATATTAGTTGGCTGTGGCGGTAGTGATGACAACAATGACAATAACAGTGATAACAATAATTCAGGGAGCAGTGCGACATTAACCGGGATGTTTGTTGATAGCCCTGTAGGAGGTATATCATATCGAACTGAAACAAAACAAGGCACAACCAATGAACTTGGCGAGTACGATTATGTTGATGGAGAAACGGTCACCTTTTTTATTAACGATTTAGAATTTCCTCCCGTGTTAGCCAGCGGCATAATTACGCCTATGGATATGAGCGATGAGCCGACTACACAGACCAATATCTTACAAATATTACAAACACTAGATAAAGATGGTAACCCAGAAAATGGAATTACCATTGATGAGGTAACCACTGCCGCGTTTACTGATGCGAGTGGAATAGATCTTACATCTGTAAGTTTTGATACTGATGTAGCCAGTAGGTTATCGGGTTTAGGTCTTACGATTGTTAGCAAAGAGGATGCGCAAAATCACTTCAAGAGCACTCTACTTGGGTCATGGGTGTTATCTGAAGGGAAAAACAAACGCAATGTACTGTCCTTTATCGATGAGGCTCGATACATTATTATTCATGAACACAGTGATGATGGCGATCAGGAAGCAGGCTCTGTAGAGTATGGCACCTATACTTGGGACCTTGAAACGGGTGGTTTTCTTGTTAATGTTACTGGCGAGTCTGATTCTTCAGGTGGATTATCTGACCTACCGCCTTCTACTACTATCTCAGTTGAGCAAAACGATCTTAACTTTACTGCACCGGGAGAAGGAGCGTTCACTTTTACCCGTATTACTAGTGATGATAACTCATTAATTGGTGCATGGAGTATGCATGAACAAGATGCTGATAATTGGAATATTCTCACATTTGTCTCAACGACTGAATATATTATTGCTCATACCAATAACCAAGAGCTGTATTCTGGCGAATCAGCGCAAGCTTATTCTGGGGAATTTGGAACCTACCGATTAGAGGGGACAGATCAATTCAGAACGTTAAGTGCGGGTGTTGATTCTGATGGTGAAGGAGGACTTTACAATGCTCAAGACATGTCTGACCAAGAAGGAGAAACCATAACCGTTCATCCTTGGGGTGATCTCAGTTTCGTCGATCAGGACGAAGGTTCATATAGCTTTGCACGGATTGGCCGTTTTTCTACCACGACTGAAGTGAATGTACTTGAAGAATCAGGTTCTACTCTTCTGCTTGGTGATTTAAATGAAATATCCGTTACGCGTTCTGATGATTTTTATAATTTCAGAGAAGATTATGACCTTTGCGAATTTGTTATAACAACAACGAAAGGCGGAGAAAACATACCATATAACAATTTTTCTCTTCAATTACGTTCAAGTGATGTCGGTACTATCAAGTATAACGATACTGAGGAAACGAATAACGTCACATGGAAAGTGAATTCATCGGGAACCTTAGTTTGGAAAGAGAATGACTCTGTCAAAGAAAGCCATTTCGTTAAAATCAAAGGGAAAGAGAACGCTATTTTAGCGTCTATGATAACTAAGTCAGGTGGGAATACAGAGGATACTTTAGTTGAGGCAACGTTTACCTGTTCAATGGCACCTTAG
- a CDS encoding VCBS domain-containing protein — protein sequence MNIIDSDAGEAHFSDTDIVSTLGTPHLSDSGAWTYNLDNNNPIVQALGKGSSVTDIIAIQSTDGSPHQITITINGTNDIPVIGLISSNTVDEGQPPITGQITSTDIDHGDTVTYSTPLSHSGFVLHPDGSYTVDPSDKSFDHLAVGEHETLVIPIIATDNSGGNSVSQLPETAASI from the coding sequence TTGAATATCATCGATAGCGACGCTGGTGAAGCACATTTTTCAGATACCGATATTGTGAGCACATTGGGTACGCCTCACCTGTCTGATAGTGGTGCTTGGACCTACAACTTAGACAACAACAATCCAATTGTGCAAGCTTTAGGGAAAGGGTCAAGCGTTACTGATATCATTGCTATCCAGTCTACTGATGGTTCACCACATCAAATAACTATCACCATTAATGGCACCAACGATATTCCAGTTATCGGCCTCATTAGTTCAAATACAGTCGACGAGGGTCAACCACCGATTACCGGTCAAATTACCTCAACTGATATCGATCATGGAGATACTGTCACCTATAGCACGCCATTATCACACTCGGGTTTTGTATTACATCCCGATGGCAGTTACACCGTAGACCCAAGTGATAAATCTTTTGACCACTTAGCCGTTGGCGAGCATGAAACGTTAGTTATTCCGATTATCGCGACGGATAATAGCGGCGGCAACAGTGTATCTCAGTTGCCAGAAACTGCCGCAAGTATATGA
- a CDS encoding LysR family transcriptional regulator, which translates to MEKVLVHFKEVALHQSISQASLKLGVTQPALSKSIKLLEKRYQTSLLRRGARGVELTEAGKIVFERTLRIEHEMNALQKDLDSLGSEKQELRIGAGPAWEMPINAMISKFFLRYPNVHMEIQSNTIAQLLPKLINGELELALGRDNGNLVSGYDELNFIPLIPTRFCIIANKQHPLAQSGVTQLVGLQHYPWVGFQHSKEMLDHINRYLDKEKVKNVNFILETQFLEVALTMVEKNDALMCISNTVLNKLSDRNIVEVVLKEPIWHFHIGIWTRASSQRPYLVEEFIEDIKSQATLYNLNHQW; encoded by the coding sequence ATGGAAAAGGTTTTAGTTCATTTCAAAGAAGTCGCATTACATCAAAGTATATCTCAGGCCAGTTTAAAACTCGGGGTAACTCAACCAGCTTTAAGTAAGAGCATCAAGCTGTTGGAAAAAAGATATCAAACTTCACTTCTAAGGCGAGGAGCTCGAGGTGTTGAACTAACAGAAGCCGGCAAAATAGTGTTCGAACGCACGTTAAGAATCGAACACGAAATGAACGCGCTTCAGAAAGACCTCGATTCGTTAGGCAGCGAGAAGCAAGAATTGCGCATCGGTGCTGGTCCTGCCTGGGAAATGCCCATCAACGCCATGATCTCCAAATTTTTTCTTCGATATCCCAACGTTCATATGGAGATCCAATCCAATACCATTGCGCAACTTCTTCCGAAACTGATAAACGGTGAATTGGAGCTGGCACTTGGTAGAGACAACGGCAACCTAGTTTCTGGCTATGATGAACTCAATTTTATCCCTTTGATTCCTACTCGCTTCTGTATTATTGCCAATAAACAACATCCATTAGCCCAATCTGGTGTTACGCAATTGGTAGGTTTACAGCACTATCCTTGGGTTGGCTTTCAACATTCAAAAGAGATGCTCGATCATATAAACCGATATTTAGATAAAGAAAAAGTGAAAAATGTTAATTTTATTTTGGAAACTCAGTTTCTTGAAGTCGCCTTAACAATGGTCGAGAAAAACGATGCTTTAATGTGCATTTCTAACACAGTATTGAATAAATTAAGTGACCGTAATATTGTAGAAGTGGTCCTCAAAGAACCTATTTGGCATTTCCACATTGGAATTTGGACTAGAGCAAGTAGCCAGAGGCCGTATTTGGTTGAGGAATTTATCGAAGACATTAAATCGCAGGCGACGCTCTACAATTTAAACCATCAATGGTAG
- a CDS encoding sulfite exporter TauE/SafE family protein, translating to MDHLLILLNVDSLMKVVLGSLIGLCLGLTGVGGGVLIIPILQVIFGMHTIMAVGTASIISSIVKANAGISHIMVGNVDWKALRWMLLGALPATFITTELIIHLYRIPALSTTINSAIEFAIIGIMLLSLVSIYNKYRQCASRQSGRVHSNKMAVSAGATCGTIMGSTGVGGGVMLLPAFNTLLGVGIKKSVGSSLVMALILSSLTALNYSRGGQSDLTTAILMSLGAFIGVPISMKLMKKIKDKHVYILTLIIIVISLVMILFK from the coding sequence GTGGATCATTTATTAATATTGCTCAATGTTGATAGCCTAATGAAAGTAGTATTGGGGTCGCTCATAGGCTTATGTCTTGGATTAACAGGCGTTGGGGGCGGTGTCTTAATTATTCCTATTCTTCAGGTCATATTTGGCATGCATACGATTATGGCTGTCGGGACCGCAAGTATTATCTCTTCCATCGTCAAAGCGAATGCTGGTATTTCGCATATAATGGTTGGAAATGTCGATTGGAAGGCACTAAGGTGGATGCTGTTAGGCGCCCTCCCTGCTACCTTTATAACCACTGAGTTGATTATCCATCTTTACCGTATCCCTGCCCTATCTACGACCATTAATAGCGCTATCGAGTTTGCAATCATTGGTATAATGCTCTTATCCTTAGTCTCTATTTACAATAAATATAGACAATGCGCTAGCCGACAATCTGGTCGTGTGCACTCAAACAAGATGGCCGTTTCAGCTGGGGCCACTTGCGGTACAATTATGGGGTCGACGGGTGTGGGTGGAGGCGTGATGTTATTGCCCGCATTTAATACCTTACTTGGTGTCGGAATTAAAAAATCCGTCGGGTCATCGCTAGTGATGGCGCTTATTCTTTCCAGTTTAACTGCACTAAATTATAGTAGAGGTGGTCAAAGCGATTTGACAACAGCAATACTTATGTCATTAGGGGCATTTATTGGTGTTCCTATATCAATGAAATTAATGAAAAAGATAAAAGATAAACATGTTTATATATTAACCCTTATCATTATTGTTATTTCTCTCGTAATGATCTTATTTAAATGA
- a CDS encoding Crp/Fnr family transcriptional regulator, whose product MTIELDAVVKRLSENTKIHQDNFEKNQIIYRANQIANGFYLLDSGIVGLYKNTEAGKEHLIRVYGKGDFFGYRSLFSQEAYHLTTRSLTPSNVYHIHISRIEELYQNTPDLLNFLVKSVCRELGEAESRLSNVAGFGAKIRVLDSIIDLFGRFSDYPWTAREIAEFSGTEAQTVIRFCRLLKDKGLLDPNIRGIAPVNLHNLSQFRAKLVSD is encoded by the coding sequence ATGACAATTGAATTAGATGCGGTTGTAAAGCGACTCAGTGAGAATACTAAAATTCATCAAGATAATTTTGAGAAGAACCAGATTATTTATCGTGCAAACCAAATCGCCAATGGATTTTATTTATTGGATTCCGGAATAGTTGGCTTGTATAAGAATACGGAAGCCGGTAAAGAACACTTGATTCGGGTGTATGGTAAGGGTGATTTTTTCGGTTATCGCTCGTTGTTTAGTCAAGAAGCGTATCACCTTACTACACGTAGCCTAACACCAAGCAATGTTTACCACATTCATATTTCACGTATCGAAGAACTTTATCAAAACACGCCCGACCTCTTAAATTTCTTAGTTAAATCCGTGTGTAGAGAGTTAGGAGAAGCAGAAAGTAGGCTATCTAATGTGGCTGGCTTTGGTGCGAAAATCCGAGTGCTAGATTCAATTATTGATCTGTTCGGACGCTTTAGTGATTATCCATGGACGGCAAGAGAGATCGCAGAGTTTTCCGGGACAGAAGCACAAACCGTGATTCGTTTCTGTCGCCTCTTAAAAGATAAGGGATTACTCGATCCAAACATACGTGGCATCGCCCCCGTTAATCTGCATAATCTCTCTCAATTTAGAGCCAAGCTTGTCAGCGATTGA
- a CDS encoding anaerobic sulfatase maturase → MATQNLPTNCHVMAKPSGFVCNLDCKYCFYLEKEKLYPERNENWKMDDTTLELFIKQQIDAQQGLDVDIAWQGGEPTLMGIAFYQKAIQFVDKHKGNKRVHHAFQTNGILIDDDWCEFFKRHNFLIGLSIDGPAELHDAYRVTRSGKATHDRVMQAIKRLVHHDIAFNTLTVVNNINARHPKEVYHFLKTIGSKFMQFIPLVEQQTKSSNPDQLTLIHPDSPLESNVTSWSVPAWQYGEFLNQVFDEWVRKDVGTVFIQTFDTALANWCKQPGGVCVFSPTCGTALALEANGDLYSCDHYVYPEYKLGNIHEISIKEMNQSDQAIAFGQSKKSRLTPECKTCEFRFACHGGCPKHRFILSESGVPNHNYLCDGYLHFFKYTAPYMATMRDLVESGRPASDIMWQVHQHEMQLKNSVSTTEKVGRNDPCPCGSNKKFKQCCGK, encoded by the coding sequence ATGGCCACTCAAAACCTTCCTACCAACTGTCACGTTATGGCAAAACCATCTGGTTTTGTATGCAATCTCGATTGCAAATACTGTTTTTATTTAGAGAAAGAGAAGCTCTACCCAGAACGAAATGAAAACTGGAAAATGGACGACACAACGTTAGAGCTTTTCATTAAACAGCAGATAGATGCGCAGCAAGGCCTAGATGTTGATATTGCTTGGCAAGGTGGTGAGCCGACCTTAATGGGGATAGCGTTTTATCAAAAAGCCATTCAGTTTGTCGATAAACACAAAGGAAATAAAAGAGTGCATCATGCCTTTCAAACCAACGGCATTTTGATCGACGACGATTGGTGTGAATTTTTCAAACGTCACAATTTCTTGATTGGCCTCTCCATTGATGGTCCAGCAGAGCTGCACGATGCCTATAGAGTAACAAGATCAGGTAAAGCGACACACGATAGAGTGATGCAAGCGATCAAACGACTTGTTCATCACGACATCGCTTTTAATACTTTGACCGTCGTAAATAACATCAATGCTCGGCACCCAAAAGAGGTCTATCACTTTTTAAAAACAATAGGCTCTAAGTTCATGCAATTCATACCCTTGGTTGAACAACAGACCAAATCCTCGAACCCTGATCAACTCACTTTGATTCACCCTGATTCACCGCTCGAATCTAATGTGACAAGTTGGTCGGTACCTGCATGGCAATATGGTGAATTTCTTAACCAGGTATTTGATGAGTGGGTAAGAAAAGACGTTGGCACCGTATTTATTCAGACATTCGATACCGCATTAGCCAACTGGTGTAAACAACCTGGAGGTGTGTGTGTATTTTCCCCAACATGTGGAACAGCACTCGCTCTAGAAGCCAACGGTGATTTATACAGCTGTGATCACTACGTATATCCTGAATATAAGCTTGGTAACATACACGAAATATCAATCAAAGAGATGAATCAAAGCGACCAAGCCATTGCATTTGGTCAGTCTAAAAAATCGAGATTGACACCAGAATGCAAAACGTGCGAGTTTCGTTTTGCTTGTCATGGTGGTTGCCCTAAACATAGATTTATATTGTCAGAAAGTGGCGTACCTAATCACAATTACTTATGTGATGGTTATTTGCACTTTTTCAAATATACCGCCCCTTACATGGCCACAATGCGCGATTTAGTTGAGTCTGGTCGCCCTGCAAGTGACATCATGTGGCAGGTACACCAACATGAAATGCAGCTTAAAAATAGTGTCTCTACTACTGAAAAGGTCGGTAGAAATGACCCATGTCCATGTGGTTCAAACAAAAAGTTTAAGCAATGCTGTGGAAAATAA
- a CDS encoding sulfatase-like hydrolase/transferase, translating to MTGDTKFLNRKSRKGAYKTFDVANKPNIFLITVDMISPDCYNDARRLSNVIHTPNLNQIAQEGTKFNRAFTPSPLCGPARAALFTGQHPPYLTNGERAPCGSQVDLETSDTIFQDYLKSEGYTLKHAGKCHVGVAKFVETFGENVHAWDRWGPPVLDDDRYIDYIDSMGVLPPVYKRELYGLQSDMVNVGNSFGGWIEQEDGQPFPVDAHYSTFLADLTIRQIKAAKRQDPTKPIFSQLDFFDPHQPYSIPAGFEKRYQEIRQAIEIPESFRRLMASDDLPNNPIYKLYRKYWGIYDKQTLVDYIAGHLLQVEVVDYGVGKLIDYLKSSGLWQDSLVIFSADHGDMNGRMGMADKGVYFQPDIFSIPLYVKPPQSCASAIKDSEVLVSSLDVAPTVLNVAGIDTPSDMEGGNLLPLTQGKERRPLTQVYQTGMHVGMNLGAGFQIELDNRRWFYGYNTSTGYQELYDLDIDDQVNLFYLEEFDNIKQAVIDKGAEIFSSDPRWAGYWASFRLHNMEHLPMQHNQDMQMLKPILS from the coding sequence CGTAAAGGTGCCTACAAGACCTTTGACGTTGCTAATAAGCCTAATATTTTCTTAATAACCGTTGATATGATCTCGCCAGATTGTTACAACGATGCCAGACGGCTATCGAATGTTATCCACACACCAAATCTAAATCAAATAGCGCAAGAAGGGACTAAATTTAACCGGGCTTTTACCCCAAGTCCCTTATGCGGACCAGCTAGAGCGGCACTGTTTACTGGCCAACATCCCCCATACTTAACCAATGGCGAAAGAGCACCGTGTGGGTCGCAAGTCGATCTAGAGACGAGTGATACTATTTTTCAAGATTACCTTAAATCTGAGGGCTACACGCTTAAACACGCAGGAAAATGCCACGTGGGCGTCGCTAAATTTGTCGAAACCTTTGGCGAAAACGTTCACGCGTGGGATCGTTGGGGACCACCCGTATTAGATGATGACCGGTATATCGACTATATCGACTCGATGGGGGTTCTGCCGCCAGTATACAAACGGGAGCTGTACGGATTGCAGTCGGATATGGTGAACGTTGGTAATTCATTCGGCGGATGGATCGAGCAAGAAGATGGCCAACCATTCCCAGTTGATGCTCACTATTCTACGTTCTTAGCTGACCTGACCATCCGCCAGATAAAAGCCGCCAAACGCCAAGATCCAACAAAGCCGATTTTTAGTCAACTGGACTTTTTTGACCCACACCAGCCCTACTCTATTCCGGCTGGTTTTGAAAAGCGTTATCAGGAAATTAGGCAGGCGATCGAAATACCAGAGAGCTTTCGTCGCCTAATGGCCAGTGATGATCTCCCAAATAATCCTATCTACAAGCTTTATAGGAAATATTGGGGGATCTACGACAAGCAGACGTTAGTGGATTACATAGCGGGTCATTTACTTCAGGTAGAAGTCGTCGATTATGGCGTCGGTAAACTCATTGATTACCTGAAATCATCCGGGCTTTGGCAGGACAGTTTGGTCATATTTTCAGCCGATCATGGAGACATGAACGGAAGAATGGGTATGGCTGACAAAGGTGTCTATTTTCAACCTGATATATTTTCTATTCCTTTGTATGTTAAGCCTCCACAATCCTGCGCATCAGCGATTAAAGATAGCGAAGTATTGGTTTCATCATTAGACGTTGCACCAACCGTTTTAAATGTCGCGGGTATAGACACACCAAGCGATATGGAAGGGGGGAATTTGCTTCCTCTTACACAAGGAAAAGAACGTAGGCCACTAACCCAAGTATATCAAACAGGCATGCACGTCGGCATGAACCTTGGTGCGGGTTTCCAAATCGAGTTAGATAACCGTCGCTGGTTCTACGGTTACAATACCTCTACAGGGTATCAAGAACTTTATGACCTAGATATCGATGATCAAGTTAACCTTTTTTACCTTGAGGAATTCGACAATATTAAACAGGCAGTAATAGATAAAGGCGCCGAAATATTCAGTTCCGATCCTCGTTGGGCGGGTTATTGGGCATCGTTCCGATTACACAATATGGAACACCTGCCAATGCAGCATAATCAAGATATGCAGATGCTAAAACCTATATTAAGTTAA